Part of the Arthrobacter gengyunqii genome is shown below.
TCACGCATCAGGGCGTGCGAGGGGGCACCGAAGTTGCCGGGCACCTGCACGGCCAGCCAAGCGTCGGCGTCGAGCTGTTTGGCCCAGCGGCGCATGAGGTCCTGGTGGCCGGGTACCCACTGCAGGGCGGCATTTGACACCACCACATCGGTTCCCGGCTGCGGTTCCCATTCCTCGATGCCCGCGCGGACAAACTCCAGGTTCGCGGGAGCGCCCTCCAAGGCCCCCGCCTGTTCCATCATGTCGGCGGAGGAGTCGACACCGGTGACCCGGGCTTCGGGCCAGCGGGCGGCGAGCGCCGCGGTGAGGGTTCCCGGACCACAGCCAAGGTCAACAACCCTGCGCGGGTTATCAGCGGCGATGCGGGCCGTGAGGTCAAAAAACGGCCGGTCACGGTGCGAGGAGAACTGTGTGTACTTCCGGGGATCCCATTTCATGCCGCCGAGCCTAGCAAAGGGACGGGTTGGGCAGGGGCCGGCCTTCATCCGGGGTCATCCGGCGGGTGTCCGCAGCAGCGGACCACGCGGGCCGGGGCAACGAACAGCGCGTCGGCGCAGGATCCGCGGCCTATCCGCTGGTAGGTTCAGGGCGGGCGGCATGGGGGCGTCCGGGAAAGGGAAAAATGGGTCTTTTCACGCGCAGGGATTCCGCAGTGCCGGCGGATCCGGCGGAAGCCTTTTGGCGGTGGTGGAGCACGGACGGCGCGTCCCGGTTCAGCGCCGCGGCGGACACCGGCCAGTGGGGCGGGCTTGCGGGCGAGATGCAGCAACGGCTCGCAGCCGTACACCCGGACCTGGCATGGGACACCGGGACCGGGCACAGGTCCCGCCACCTTCTGGCCGTGAGCTCGGAAGGCGATCCCGCGCTGCGCAGGACCGCGGAACACTGGCTCCGCTGCGCCCCTGCCGCTGACGATACGTGGGAGTACGCGGCCGCGCGCCAGCCGGTTCCTGACGCGGCGGGCAAGACCATCGAGATCGAAGGCCGCAGCCTTTCCCTGGGCCAGGCCCGCTTCGGGCTGCGGGAGGACACTGGCAGGGGACGCCTCGACGTCGTGGTCCATCACCCGCTCTTCGGTCAAGTGCCGCAGGATCGGCGTTTGCAGGTCTCCCTGCTGCTCCTGGACTGGATCCTCGGCGAGGACGAGGTCACCCGATGGGTGGGTGCCGTCGACACGGCCACCGGCGGGACCCTGGACAGAACTGCCGCGGATCTCCGTGACGCCGTCAGCGCGCTGGCCGCCCAAACCCGGAACGAGTGGGTCGTGATGGAGGGAAACACTCCTGACGGCGGCGTCATCATGGTTCTGGCCCGCCGTCCGCTGCGCTGGATCGACTTTCCCTTGTTCGACCTCCATACCGAAGTGCGCCTAGCCTACGACGACGCCGAAACCAGCGGCCTCCCGACCCCGGCTTCCCTCGAGTTGCTCCGCGAAAAGGAGGCCCGCATCTCCGCCGCCCTGGGAACACGGGGGCTTTTGGCCGCCCGGGTAAGCACCGCCGGAACCCGGGTGCTTCACTACTACTCGGATTCCGCGGACCATCACGGACGCGAGGTAATCGAGGATGCGGTCCGCGCAGTCGGCGGCGCGGTCCGTTCCACTCCCGACCCTGGATGGACACGCGTGCGGCAGTTCTCCTAGCCCTTCCCTGGTGGCGGTCCGCGGCGCACGGCCGCGCCCGATAGTCTGGTATGGACATGAAACTTCTTGAACAGCTTGCCTCCGGCCCGTCCAGCACCCGCACCATCGACCCCGATGAGACCTACACGTCCTTCCTGGAGTGGGTCGAGAGCCGGGGCATGTCGCTGTACCCGGCGCAGGACGAAGCCGTCATGGAACTGGTGACCGGCAACAACGTCATCCTGGCCACCCCCACCGGGTCCGGGAAGTCCATGGTGGCCATTGCCGCGCACTTCCACGCCATGGCACACGACGAGCGCAGCTACTACACCGCGCCCATCAAGGCCCTGGTGTCGGAGAAGTTCTTTGCCCTGTGCGAGATCTTCGGTGCCGAGAACGTGGGCATGGTGACCGGTGACTCCTCGGTGAACAAGGACGCTCCGATTATCTGCTGCACGGCGGAGATCCTGGCGAACATCGCCCTGCGCGAGGGACCGGACGCGGACCTTGGCACCGTCATCATGGACGAGTTCCACTTCTACTCCGATCCGCAGCGCGGCTGGGCCTGGCAGGTTCCGCTCCTGGAACTGCCGCAGGCCCAGTTCCTGCTGATGTCCGCCACCCTGGGCGACATGACCCGGATCGCCAACGAACTCAGCGAGCTCACCAACCGGGACACCGTCACGGTCTCCTCCGTGCAGCGGCCCATCCCGCTGCACTACTACTACGTGGAAACCCCGGTCCAGGAATCCCTCGAGGAACTGCTGGCCACCAAGCAGGTGCCCGTCTACGTGGTGCACTTCTCCCAGATTGAAGCCATTGACCGGGCCCAGGCGCTGATGAGCATCAACGTCTGCACCCGCGAGGAGAAAGACAAGATCGGCGAGTTGATTGCCGGCTTCCGCTTCGCCCCCGGCTTCGGCAAGACCCTGAACCGGCTGGTCCGGCACGGCATCGGCGTCCACCACGCCGGCATGCTGCCCAAGTACCGCCGCCTGGTGGAGCAGCTGGCCCAGGCCGGCCTGCTGAAGGTCATCTGCGGCACCGACACCCTCGGCGTCGGCATCAACGTGCCCATCCGCACCGTGCTGATCACCGCCCTGTCCAAGTACGACGGCACCCGCACCCGCCCGCTGAAGGTCCGCGAGTTCCACCAGATTGCCGGCCGCGCCGGGCGGGCCGGCTACGATACGGCGGGCACCGTCGTCGTGCAGGCGCCGGAGCACGTGATCGAAAACGTGAAGGCCATGGCCAAGGCACACGCCAAGTTCGGTGATGACCAGAAGAAGCTGCGCCAGGTGGTGAAGAAGAAGCCGCAGGCCGGCTTCGTGTCCTGGGGCAAGCCCACGTTCGAGAAACTCGTGGACGGCACCCCGGAACCGCTGACCTCCAGCTTCAACATCACCCACTCCATGCTGCTGAACCTGCTGGAGCGGCCCGGCGATCCGTTTGCCGCGGCCAAGAAGCTGCTCACGCACAACCACGAGACCCGCTCCTCCCAGCTGGCGCTGATGAAAAAGGCGCTGAGCATCTACCGCGAGCTGAAGACCGCCGGGATCGTGGAGGTGCTGCCGGAGCCCGACGTCGACGGCCGCACCGTGCGCCTGAAGGTGCACCTGCAGCCCAACTTTGCCCTGAACCAGCCGCTGTCCCCGTTTGCCATGGCCTCCCTGGAGATCCTGGACCCGGAGAGCCCGTCCTACGCCCTGGACGTGGTGTCGGTGATCGAGGCGATCATGGAAAAGCCGCGCCAGGTCCTCTCCGCGCAGGAGAAGAAGGCCCGCGGCGAGGCGATCGCGGCGATGAAGTCCCAGGGCATCGAGTACGACGAGCGGATGGCCCTGCTCGAAGAGGTCACCTATCCGCAGCCGCTGGCCGAGCTGCTGGATCAGTCCTTCGAGGTCTACCGCTCCGGCGCACCGTGGCTGGGTGAGTTCGAATTGAGCCCCAAGTCGATTGTGCGCGACATGTACGAACGCGCGATGAGCTTCGGCGAGTACGTGCAGTTCTACTCCCTGGCGCGCTCCGAGGGAGTGCTGCTGCGCTATCTCTCCGACACCTATAAGGCCCTGCTGCACACCGTTCCGCCGGAGCGGCTGCGCGAGGACCTGGAGGACATCATCGAGTGGCTCGGCGAACTGGTCCGCCAGACCGACTCCTCGCTGCTGGACGAATGGGAAGAGCTGACCAACGGCATCAACCCCGATGCCGGCGACGAGCCGGTCCTGCCTCCCGTTCCCGATAAGCTCACCGCCAATGTCCGCGCCTTCCGGGTGATGGTCCGCAATGAAATGTTCCAGCGGGTGAAGCTCTTCGCGGACGAGGATGACCGCGCCCTGAGCGAGCTCGACGGCGGCTCCGGCTGGGATGCCGACCGGTGGGCGGACGTCCTGGACGCCTACTTTGAAGAGCATGAGGACATTGACGATGGCCCCGACGGACGCGGACCGAACCTGCTGATCATCAAGGAACTGCCCGGCAAATGGGAAGTCCGGCAGATTTTCAAGGACCCGGCCAACCACCTGGACTGGGGCATCACCGCCGAGGTGGACCTTGCAGCCTCGGATGAAGCCGGCAGCCCCGTCATCAAGGTGATCAGCGCCGGACGGCTGGATTAGGCTGGGGGCATGCAGATACGTCCCGCACGCCCCGAAGATGTCCCGGTCATCCTTGAACTCATCCAGGACCTGGCGATCTACGAAAAAGAGCCGCACGCCGTAAAGAACACGGTGCAGGACCTGGAGAAGAACCTGTTCGGGGAGCACCCGGCCATCTTTGCCCACGTGGCAGAGGATTCCGGAGCTGTGCAGGGCTTTGCCCTCTGGTTCCTGAACTACTCCACCTGGGAAGGTGTCCACGGCATCTATCTGGAGGACCTGTACGTCCGTCCCGAAGCACGGGCGAAGGGCATGGGGAAGGCGCTGCTGCGCACCCTGGCGGAGATCGCCGTCGAGCGCGGCTATGCCCGGGTGGAGTGGTGCGTGCTCAACTGGAACGAGCCTTCCATCCGCTTCTACAAGGGCCTCGGAGCGGTGCCGCAGGACGAGTGGACCACGTTCCGGCTCACCGGTGACGCCCTGACCGCCTTTGGCGGTGCTGCGGCATGAGCGTTCCGCACACGGCCTCAGCCCCCTATGAGCTCCGCGGCATGCGCGTCACGGACCACCGCTTCACCGTTCCGCTGGACCATTCCATGCCCGACGGCGAGACCATCACCGTCTTTGCCCGCGAATACAGCGACGCGGAACTGCCGCAGGCCGAGGCCGCGCAGCTCCCCTGGCTCCTGTACCTGCAGGGCGGCCCGGGGGGCAAGGGCTCCCGGCTGCTGTCCCTCAGCGGCTGGACCAAAGCTGCGTCCAAGTATTTCCGCATCCTGATGCTGGACCAGCGCGGCACCGGCCTGTCTGCGCCCGCCAACCGGCAGACCCTGCCGCTGCGGGGCGATGCAGCCGCCCAGGCGGATTACCTGACCCATTTCCGGGCGGACTCGATAGTGGCCGACGCGGAACTCATCCGTGAAGCCCTGGGCTCGGAACCGTGGACCACCTACGGCCAGAGCTACGGCGGCTTCTGTACGCTGACCTACCTGTCCTTCGCACCGCACGGGCTGCGGGAATCACTGATTACGGGCGGCCTCGCTCCTCTGACGGGTTCCGCGGACCGCGTCTACCAGGCAACCTTCCGCCGTGTGGCAGCCCGCAACGCAGAGTACTTCGCGAAGTATCCGCAGGACCGCGGCATCACCACACGGATTGCCCGGCATCTGGAGGACGTTCCCGAGTTCCTGTCCTCGGGTGAGCGGCTCACCGTCCGGCGCTTCCAAATGGTTGGCTCCTTCCTGGGCGGCAACACCCGGGTGGACGGCCTGCACCTTCTGCTGCAGGAAGCATTTGTGCCCACACCTCACAGTGACAGGCTCTCGGACACGTTCCTTGAAACCGTCCACGGGCTGGTCAGCCGGGCAGCCAATCCGCTGTACGCGCTGATGCACGAGTCCATCTACGGGCAGGGTGCGGCCACCGGGTGGGCGGCGGAGCGGGTGCTCAAGGAATTCCCTGCGTTCCGCCCCGACGCCGACGAGCCCCTGTACACCGGCGAAATGGTCTACCCCTGGTACTTCGATGAGGATCCCGCGCTGGTTCCGCTGAAGGAAACCGCTGAGCTGCTGGCCGCCAGGAAGAACTGGCCTGCACTGTACGACACCGCCCAGCTGGCCCTGAACACCGTACCGGTGGCTGCCGCCGTCTACACGGATGACATTTACGTGGACCGTGACCTGTCCCTGGAGACGGCGGGGATGGTGAAGGGCCTGCAGGTTTGGGAAAGCGCCGACTTCCACCATGACGGCATCACCGACGACGGCGAGGGCATCT
Proteins encoded:
- a CDS encoding DUF695 domain-containing protein, with protein sequence MGLFTRRDSAVPADPAEAFWRWWSTDGASRFSAAADTGQWGGLAGEMQQRLAAVHPDLAWDTGTGHRSRHLLAVSSEGDPALRRTAEHWLRCAPAADDTWEYAAARQPVPDAAGKTIEIEGRSLSLGQARFGLREDTGRGRLDVVVHHPLFGQVPQDRRLQVSLLLLDWILGEDEVTRWVGAVDTATGGTLDRTAADLRDAVSALAAQTRNEWVVMEGNTPDGGVIMVLARRPLRWIDFPLFDLHTEVRLAYDDAETSGLPTPASLELLREKEARISAALGTRGLLAARVSTAGTRVLHYYSDSADHHGREVIEDAVRAVGGAVRSTPDPGWTRVRQFS
- a CDS encoding GNAT family N-acetyltransferase, with amino-acid sequence MQIRPARPEDVPVILELIQDLAIYEKEPHAVKNTVQDLEKNLFGEHPAIFAHVAEDSGAVQGFALWFLNYSTWEGVHGIYLEDLYVRPEARAKGMGKALLRTLAEIAVERGYARVEWCVLNWNEPSIRFYKGLGAVPQDEWTTFRLTGDALTAFGGAAA
- a CDS encoding trans-aconitate 2-methyltransferase, encoding MKWDPRKYTQFSSHRDRPFFDLTARIAADNPRRVVDLGCGPGTLTAALAARWPEARVTGVDSSADMMEQAGALEGAPANLEFVRAGIEEWEPQPGTDVVVSNAALQWVPGHQDLMRRWAKQLDADAWLAVQVPGNFGAPSHALMRELAASTAWSDKLDGVLRHADAVDEPEDYLGLLVEAGFEADVWETSYSQVLPGKDPVLEWVRGTALRPVIDALDPEDFGRFEAEYAALLREAYPQHAWGTVFPFRRIFMVGRKKG
- a CDS encoding DEAD/DEAH box helicase; translated protein: MKLLEQLASGPSSTRTIDPDETYTSFLEWVESRGMSLYPAQDEAVMELVTGNNVILATPTGSGKSMVAIAAHFHAMAHDERSYYTAPIKALVSEKFFALCEIFGAENVGMVTGDSSVNKDAPIICCTAEILANIALREGPDADLGTVIMDEFHFYSDPQRGWAWQVPLLELPQAQFLLMSATLGDMTRIANELSELTNRDTVTVSSVQRPIPLHYYYVETPVQESLEELLATKQVPVYVVHFSQIEAIDRAQALMSINVCTREEKDKIGELIAGFRFAPGFGKTLNRLVRHGIGVHHAGMLPKYRRLVEQLAQAGLLKVICGTDTLGVGINVPIRTVLITALSKYDGTRTRPLKVREFHQIAGRAGRAGYDTAGTVVVQAPEHVIENVKAMAKAHAKFGDDQKKLRQVVKKKPQAGFVSWGKPTFEKLVDGTPEPLTSSFNITHSMLLNLLERPGDPFAAAKKLLTHNHETRSSQLALMKKALSIYRELKTAGIVEVLPEPDVDGRTVRLKVHLQPNFALNQPLSPFAMASLEILDPESPSYALDVVSVIEAIMEKPRQVLSAQEKKARGEAIAAMKSQGIEYDERMALLEEVTYPQPLAELLDQSFEVYRSGAPWLGEFELSPKSIVRDMYERAMSFGEYVQFYSLARSEGVLLRYLSDTYKALLHTVPPERLREDLEDIIEWLGELVRQTDSSLLDEWEELTNGINPDAGDEPVLPPVPDKLTANVRAFRVMVRNEMFQRVKLFADEDDRALSELDGGSGWDADRWADVLDAYFEEHEDIDDGPDGRGPNLLIIKELPGKWEVRQIFKDPANHLDWGITAEVDLAASDEAGSPVIKVISAGRLD
- a CDS encoding alpha/beta fold hydrolase, whose product is MSVPHTASAPYELRGMRVTDHRFTVPLDHSMPDGETITVFAREYSDAELPQAEAAQLPWLLYLQGGPGGKGSRLLSLSGWTKAASKYFRILMLDQRGTGLSAPANRQTLPLRGDAAAQADYLTHFRADSIVADAELIREALGSEPWTTYGQSYGGFCTLTYLSFAPHGLRESLITGGLAPLTGSADRVYQATFRRVAARNAEYFAKYPQDRGITTRIARHLEDVPEFLSSGERLTVRRFQMVGSFLGGNTRVDGLHLLLQEAFVPTPHSDRLSDTFLETVHGLVSRAANPLYALMHESIYGQGAATGWAAERVLKEFPAFRPDADEPLYTGEMVYPWYFDEDPALVPLKETAELLAARKNWPALYDTAQLALNTVPVAAAVYTDDIYVDRDLSLETAGMVKGLQVWESADFHHDGITDDGEGIFNRLLAMVRGEL